One window of Camelina sativa cultivar DH55 chromosome 4, Cs, whole genome shotgun sequence genomic DNA carries:
- the LOC104780126 gene encoding zinc-finger homeodomain protein 9 has protein sequence MLEVRAMDMMTPKSPEPESETPTRIQPAKPISFSNGIIKRHHHHHHHNVTVTYKECLKNHAAAIGGHALDGCGEFMPSPSSTPSDPTSLKCAACGCHRNFHRRDPDDSSALPPPSLPLSSTTTAAIEYQPHHRHHPPPPLPPPLPRSPSSSSPPPISSSYMLLALSGNNKTVPFSDLNFSAAAAAANNHISTTTPGSRKRFRTKFSSGQKEKMHEFADRIGWKIQKRDEDDVREFCREIGVDKGVLKVWMHNNKNTFKFPGGGIATVQRDGNGVGGEDDGVRSGSGLGNDEDGGVGGGGRFESDSGGADGGGNVNASSSSS, from the coding sequence ATGCTTGAAGTTAGAGCAATGGATATGATGACTCCTAAATCACCAGAACCCGAATCCGAAACCCCGACCCGGATCCAACCAGCTAAACCAATCTCCTTTAGTAACGGAATCATCAAacgccaccaccaccatcaccaccacaacGTAACCGTCACTTACAAAGAATGTCTCAAGAACCACGCGGCGGCGATTGGAGGTCACGCGCTAGACGGCTGCGGCGAATTCATGCCGTCTCCTTCGTCAACGCCTTCCGATCCAACTTCTCTCAAGTGTGCAGCTTGTGGTTGCCACCGTAACTTCCACCGCCGTGATCCTGACGATTCCTCCGCCTTACCACCACCGTCTCTTCCTTTATCCTCAACCACAACCGCCGCAATTGAGTATCAGCCTCATCACCGTCACCATCCTCCACCTCCGCTTCCTCCTCCGTTACCTCGTAGTCCTAGTTCATCTTCTCCGCCGCCTATCTCATCCTCTTACATGCTTTTAGCTCTCTCCGGTAACAATAAAACGGTGCCGTTCTCAGATCTGAACTTCTCAGCCGCCGCCGCCGCAGCTAACAATCACATCTCCACCACGACGCCTGGCTCGAGGAAACGTTTCAGGACTAAGTTTAGTTCGGGTCAGAAAGAGAAGATGCATGAGTTCGCCGACCGAATCGGTTGGAAGATTCAGAAACGCGACGAGGACGACGTCCGTGAGTTTTGCCGTGAGATCGGAGTTGATAAaggagttctcaaagtttggatGCATAATAACAAGAACACCTTCAAATTCCCCGGCGGAGGCATCGCCACTGTGCAGAGGGATGGTAACGGTGTCGGCGGAGAGGATGATGGTGTTCGCAGTGGAAGTGGTTTAGGTAACGATGAAGACGgtggtgttggtggtggtgggagATTTGAGAGTGATAGTGGCGGAGCTGACGGTGGAGGAAACGTAAACGCCTCGTCGTCTTCGTCGTGA